The Cryptomeria japonica chromosome 6, Sugi_1.0, whole genome shotgun sequence genomic interval tgatcaaattattattagaattcacacacacacacacacacatgatgcatatatatatttaatctcaaatgattacgtatatgtataaacaaaattcttgacgaagtcaaatttcacgataattggatattgatGTATGTAAacgattgaataaatttctcatatatatatatatatatattatactattattcaattttcaaaagtaaactcataagtacaattttcatacatttatacatatctaaaaagaacattaaacctagggtcaatattcatttttgaatcgtttatacattctatctcttttaacaataaagcataatatttcacaatcactcacacaacttagatttaattcaaacactactcacatcatgcaattaatgcacatgtataaacatttaaatcaatctacttctcattccaaattcatcatttcaatttgaacaaacactcaaataaggtcatttaaatcatccatattttcaagatgcaaattataaatcctaatgtggtgtgtgagagattcccttttccatcgaagtcgtttagttaaaagcaattctacctgatttgtgttctcgccttcgacctccttcacctcatcctgcattacttgcactcaaaagtttatcagtattgacaaacccaaaagaatatttaaatgtcgaatttcatatcaattgcaggagtaaaaagcatactatatttcctcatactagattatgaatgatctaatctattttaaatttcaaaatcacattacatctttaaattgcacattattaaataaaacgattcgtTACACATTCACACAATTTTCAAAAGGggcaaaaataattaaaaaccTTATCATCAACATTGTTGACAGGAGAACAAAATTTGTGCAAAATCTTGAGGCAAGTCACTTGCCATGATTTTAGTGAGGTTTTTATGTATTTGACTAGATCAAATTTTGCTGTGTTTTACTCCTTTCTAAAACAATTTTGTTGTTATTTGTTAAATAAAGACATTGGGTTAATGTGGTTTTATCTATGGCTATTTAATATATGATAACATGCTACAATATTTCTTTTGATATTGAGTCAACTTGTAATTTAGAGACCAAGTCTCTCATATGTCTATTACTTATCCCAACTATGGAAAATAGACCTATTCTCAAATTTGCTATTACTATTCCCATTACTATTCCCCTTCTAATGTTCATTCCAATAATATCTAagtttattttaataatatatgaAGCAAACCTAGTATCTCAATATTGTAAAATTGAAATTGGATTGCAAGTTAATTACCTAGTACCTCCATATATGATCATATCTAAAAATAGTGGCAAAAAAgagaacataaataaaataaaatgaaatagtaTTAGGAATAGGTGTTCACCAACTTGCAAAACATAAATTGATGGCCCAAGTCCTATCTTTGCTATAAAGGCGCATAAAGAGAACGAGACTTTGAATTATAGCTAAAAACTCTACCCAACCAACTTCAATATTTTAGCAATTCCCAAACCAATTTGCTTTGATTGTCTCATTTCAAAAGGGATTTAAATTGGTAACTGGTCATGGAGGACTTCTATTTAGAACTTGAAAGTTGAATTCTTATCTTAGCTATCTTAAATTGATGATGATATGAGATGGAAATTGTATTCTTGGAAATAAGAACCCTTAATGGAAAGTTATTGTTGAAAATATGAactccaaaataaataaatttatacttGTAAAATGGTAGATTTCCCAAAAATATTTATTTCCACAAGTAATCCAACAAAGTAAAATAAGATCAATGCATTCATGTATTCTAGACTTCATTTGTCAAGATACATTATTTGCATTCTTGCAATATCTAATCTCTATACAACTTAATGAGTTATGATGAGATAAACATTGTATGACAATCAAAAGTTGAAATGGTAATATGAAAGTAAAGAATATAGTCATAATATACATAGCTTTCAATTTCACACTACTGATGAAACCCGAATAAATTGAATGTAACCCAAACACACAAAATTCAAATCATCACATACACTatatgttttgaagatgcatgtagacAAAATAGAGTTCAAAAGATTCTCCGATATCCCACTTAATATGACATTGACACAATCATAGATCAAATAAATGGCAtcttttttaaccacttatatcaTCTAACCCATAGTTCCTTCTACTCAACATGTCTCCAAACCGAATCAAATCTTCTCCTTTCATTCATATTTGAAAAAAACATATATTTAATAAaactttataatattattatttatcaaaCTCTAATTTTTTAGAATAAACATATATTCATTATTTTTCAATCATCTGATAATtagcaatgaattttttttattaaatttaaaagaatatgtaatcaaaataatttttttttatattgaacaaaacaattaaataaatattacaatagaaaaaGTTACTAAGATAGCTAAAAATATCGGACCAAAAAAATCTAACCAAGTATCAGCCACAAGACTGCAAAATATAACCAGAAATTACATAATCTAAAGAGCTTCCAATGACAAGAAAAGAACAATCTGCCCAGATAAACAACAGCCACAAGACTCAGATAAAACCAAAAATTACATATACTGAATCAAAATAAATTTTTCGTCTCAAATCCAGTTATTTTTTTTTTCGTTTCTCAACATCTTCTAAGTTGATGATAAGTCAGGGAAAAAAGTTCTGTGATATCCCACTCAACACGGCCCCGACTAGACCAAATTTTCGTCAAAGCATTTAGGTATTCTTCCACAAAAGAACCGAACCCACCTTATTCTTTGTGCATGTCGGGGATTGTCTGATTTCTAAGCATTTTCCTCACTCTAATCTCCTATTTTTCCTTCCTGGACTCAACCTCCCTTTTTCTTTATACATGTCGGGGATTGTCTGATTTCTAAGCTCGTCTAATTTCAAAGCATTATCCTTGGTACTTCGAGGAAAAAACTTAACCCGCCTGCAGTATCATCTATTTAATTCATTTGCCCTTGCTCTTCCACATAAACTCATCGTCTGCAACAAAACCCTACTCGTCCTCCTCTTCTTAAAAAAACAATTTGTAAAGACTTTTTAGTGTTTGAACTGGAATCGATGGCGTCTTCTTCATCATCTCACCAGAAAAATCAGGGATTTAATGCTTTTTCTGGAATAGAACCTGCCGGCAAAAGACGAAAGGTTTCCGAATCTTCCAGATTGTTTGATGTGTTCATCAACCACAGAGGCCCTGATGTCAAACAAACTCTTGCTACTCAGCTTTACAACTCCCTTAAGGAGGTAGGCATACAAGCATTTTTTGATTCGGAAGAGAAGCAACTTGGAGATTTGTTTACCTCTACTATTGAGACTGCGATCAAATCTGCTTCAGTACATATTGCCATTTTTTAAAAAAGATATGCAGAGTCACCTTGGTGTCTGGCTGAGCTAGTTCTTATGTTACAAAGTAAGGCCAAGATTATTCCTGTGTTTTATCAAGTCGAGCCGTGGGAACTCCGCTTCATAGAAAAGGGAGTGTATGCAAAAGCATTCGCTAAATATAAAAATGAGAAGAGGTACTGGGAGAAGCTGCCAGAGTGGAAGGAAGCACTTCAATCTCTTTCATTTGTGGCCGGGGAAGAATTTAACGggtaatatttttaataaattggtAATTATTTTTTTCTCCAATCTGGTTAACTATTTAGCattttcttatatattttttaattaattttcagtGATTGCAAAAACATAATAGCAGCAGTGCAAAAGGAAGTACAAAAGAAAACATATTTACATGTAGCCACATATCCAGTAGGGCTTAACAATCTTGTGGAAGATTTTGAAAGGCGATGCCTTGATGAACTTGTACAAGATTTTGAAAACCAATATGGGCTTGAAGAAGAGAAGCATAAGGTtatgattgttggcatttttggcaTGGGTGGTTCTGGGAAGACAACTCTTGCCAAAGAATTGTTTAACAGAAAAAGTTCGAACTACTGTAGAGCAAGTTTTTTGTTTGATGTGCGAGAAGCCTGTGTGAAAGGCCAATTACCTTCTTTGCAACTTCAGCTTCTCAAAGATCTTTTTCAAGATCATCATCTCAGTTTTACAAGTACAGAGGTAGGGACAAACTATCTCAAAAATCGTGTGCAAAGGAGCCCCATTTTAAGCTTCCTATTTGTTGTAGATGATATTGATCATGTGGAGCAATTAAATGCTCTAATGGTCATGGAGATGTTCAAAAAATCTGGTAATACTCTGGTTATTGTTACATCCCGTGATGTAGGGGTGCTTATAACAGCAGGGATTACTGTTAATTATAATTTAAAAGGAATGGATAGAAATAATGGGAGAGAACTCTTCTGTTGGCATGCCTTTGACCAACCCAATTCATCTGACGACTACAAGATGTTGGTTGACGCCTTTGTTGATGTGTGTGGGGGCTTACCTCTTTCTCTTCAGGTTCTAGGTCGGCATGTTCATGGTAGACCTTACAGTTTTTGGAGTTCAGCATTGATTGAAGCCCGTAAGATGCTGCCACGAGATGTCAAACAGAGACTGAGAATAAGTTTTGACGCATTGGGTGGTGAAGAAAAACAGGTTTTTATGGATATTGCTTGTTTTTTCATTGGCAAGCCAAAGAACATAGCCGAAAGAGTATGGGAGGGTTCAGGATGGAATGCTCAACATGCACTGGAAACGCTCAAGGATAAATGTCTTGTAGAAGAAATAGAAATTTTGAGCCTGAATGTACATGAGGGACTTGTTTTGAGAATGCATGACCACCTAAGGGACTTGGGGAGAGAAATGGCACTTGATCTCAGACCTCCTCATCGCCTTTGGCGTCCTCAAGATATGAAATatttggtatgcttttaacctctCCGAATTTCTTCTTAGTATTGTAATACTACAAGTCTTGGCTTCTATATTCATAGAAAAACTAAGCTTCTTTTGTGTATGTAGGAATCAACGGGCTTCAAAAGTATCCTAGGCAAAACGCATGTCAGGTGTTTCCATTCCATTTTTGACAAGTACATGAGTTCTCAAGTTACATTCTTTTTAGGTCAGCCAGATATTTGTTTTGAGACGTCAGCTTCCCTACTCTGGCTTGAGCTTCAGGGCAATTCCACAGAACAACCATGCATTCCTTCATGGATTTCTCTACAAAATGTGCAGTGTTTGAAAATCAAACGTGAACAACTCAAAACATTGTGGGAAAATCGCATACAGGTATGCTGATCTTCTCATTCTAAAACTGAATCTCCTTAAACGTTATGTTGGAATTCATTACTATATGGTTGTCTCCTGGATATTAATTTAAATCACTGAAAGTTTTACACAAATCTATCTTGAAATTCAGGCACCCTCCCAGTTGAAGGAACTGCAGATTTCTGAAACCTTTTTGGAAAAGATTCCAGATTTCTCAGGGATATCAGACAATTTAGAAAATGTTGTCTTAGATGCCCGAGGATGGCCAATTCAAGGTTTATCTTTACTAGAATCTCTCAGTATGAATCTTTGTAGTATATGTCTCAGGTCTTCCACATTAAAAGGGGAAAAGTCTTCCACTAAAATAGAAGGGAGGACTTCTTGTGAATCTTTGGTTATTTGGAATTTCAAATTTAGTGGGGAAGTGGTATGGAACAACAGAGGAATGTCTAGCAATGTTAAGGTTCCAATGGCTGGCCTTGAAAAGATAGAGATTAGTGATGAAGAATTAGTATCCAAGATCTTAATAAGTGGAATTCACTATCCAAGCCTTGAGCCTATCAAACTTC includes:
- the LOC131071449 gene encoding disease resistance protein Roq1, producing the protein MLQSKAKIIPVFYQVEPWELRFIEKGVYAKAFAKYKNEKRYWEKLPEWKEALQSLSFVAGEEFNGDCKNIIAAVQKEVQKKTYLHVATYPVGLNNLVEDFERRCLDELVQDFENQYGLEEEKHKVMIVGIFGMGGSGKTTLAKELFNRKSSNYCRASFLFDVREACVKGQLPSLQLQLLKDLFQDHHLSFTSTEVGTNYLKNRVQRSPILSFLFVVDDIDHVEQLNALMVMEMFKKSGNTLVIVTSRDVGVLITAGITVNYNLKGMDRNNGRELFCWHAFDQPNSSDDYKMLVDAFVDVCGGLPLSLQVLGRHVHGRPYSFWSSALIEARKMLPRDVKQRLRISFDALGGEEKQVFMDIACFFIGKPKNIAERVWEGSGWNAQHALETLKDKCLVEEIEILSLNVHEGLVLRMHDHLRDLGREMALDLRPPHRLWRPQDMKYLESTGFKSILGKTHVRCFHSIFDKYMSSQVTFFLGQPDICFETSASLLWLELQGNSTEQPCIPSWISLQNVQCLKIKREQLKTLWENRIQAPSQLKELQISETFLEKIPDFSGISDNLENVVLDARGWPIQGLSLLESLSMNLCSICLRSSTLKGEKSSTKIEGRTSCESLVIWNFKFSGEVVWNNRGMSSNVKVPMAGLEKIEISDEELVSKILISGIHYPSLEPIKLHCMENLREVDLISIKSLNCLDITNCKHLKSLSGMSNLAKLVLLNITKCPELEELSLGHLSCLERMTIVGCKRLKSVSGILDLGNVVRLNVYDSFSSVSGAYRFRMLAQLNISECPELEKLLSFSSWSCLQKVDIASCGKLQNLMLPTTLIKLSVQSCKDLQRVVGDLTELTELFINECPELDELPSFSGMSLFAEI